In a single window of the Megalobrama amblycephala isolate DHTTF-2021 linkage group LG3, ASM1881202v1, whole genome shotgun sequence genome:
- the alpk3b gene encoding alpha-protein kinase 3 isoform X1, protein MSSRRLMNRSLSSDGRSYYSASDTPSQNRSAGCRSYLSSVRSESSYAGHRFSQFKPSRSTLCSVMAQLTEEIQPTFESTLKSKAVSEDTNVKFSCVVSGYPVPEVTWYKDDIQLDRYCGLPKYEISRDDKTHTLQIYNCTLEDAAIYQASAQNSRGIVSCSGVLEVGTMSEFKIHQNYFAKLKLRNENRRHEQEEQRNIGKENVPAAFEHDRMSSPERAQRKRRSPMETRAIETIPSEEKVMEVDALSQTPPAEDRLAAPDQVSAAAPFHGISNSEMIANRDKDSEGLTYINDTVHNASSKQTNEHYVKKKLKISTAATEISKENRPTGRREELMNEKVTSNEKMEVQNTVAQIATVTESRKKMDITDTKMNEKQSVKVNKSVSEESKRAKGAQITTVIESKNKMDIDTKIKEKQSVKVNKSVSEKSKRAQGAQIASVTESRTKMVITDTKMNEKQSVKVNKSAAEESKTAQGAQITSVTESRTKMDITDRKINEKQSVKVNKSPSNESKRAQGAQITSVTESRNEMDIRDTKMNEKQSVKVNKSASEESKRAEGAHISSVTESRTEMVIMDTKTTEKQSEEVNKSASEGSKRVQDAQITTVTESRKKMDITDRKMNEKQSVKVNKSASEDSKRAQDAQITTVTESRKKMDITDRKMNEKQSVKVNKSASEESKRAQDAQIPTVTESRKKMDITDTRKSEKQSENAKESPSESKRAQKPIATQKRPELKVSMTTQTNKVDENTKLTESLQALDTIQNSNPRFIDNKLMDFDDHGNRNPVSICVRILSHSCGGNDVSVDTGKRNASACSLRGLAAGDTHTKPTEPPIHEDIPPFHKEVAKKLKEQPPLMCEVTASVTDTLSSCHLPSQGEKLRAGNQTVASTKSSTLVTGPQNTQPSEKISSGHVSHMLHDGQVTTAMSSSLGDDTLTSVCGKDGKAENQLVKESDKPKGETKPSSMSLNSMEENEMTNINTNTNVPVQNSISKEESTAISNHSTIQVIVTEFVQTGMLSSNVVQPQSMNSSSISKVEIKDTTAGECESSSLVATDSVAKMDTQEQSKVTTFEVPVSADHKMQSYSAKKGNDHSGPSTFLSQHSKALPTEFTIPAIYITDVDSTSGHVDNTDKTVCKCAINKSDIVQIRTEANAVTSNVTNSNTVSQTNKTTAILESEGLCDEKFDLSLRSQTSEVSKPDQLPLSQENLIQGAESSSDCSTENVATGFIRLSEVTTQCPNDDKSTNESDLTETSRLPKTDLNLKTDSEYFIKQLKSAALDLEMSNQSSTRATFNATTHINSKDNVKYGEEENSAVKVSIPLKNTDHQDNSTAANSEPATRTNQKTTLPSTKTETSEIGLAICLDEANRDAYQGDKLSLKTQPESSLQSVSNSPLKTPLETYSPRLTRKSVPADLPKPAGNEDIKPKSTEKDKENQFKVPQVIRKIRPEVFDASGHLKLWCQFFNIVSDSTIRWYKDEVEISEIKRSAGDEAQVCLAIIRMSKRDCGVYRCTITNDYGKDSTEYLLSAEFLSNMFLREELQEVGEEIEMTPLIFSKGLADAGCWGSKFYGRVTTEEAQVGMGCEHKTRRLKVIYGLDPVFESGSSCFMKVRSPIAYESREETVLAERNLQITKQECRIQNMAREYFKIFAAETRTIESFGAALEVIPLYFLYWPGSSVPYATVEAELKGVYMRYCGMDRTRSLVLNEKLEVGQKCSSLQHWIHQWTNGNVLFSRLEGVDTILTNIGIAIRSKGYQGFPCEANPKVFEQFHIQHQCNYFCGLLNLKPLKAPETLQSPNRSKGTSSPLLQRRTAPSSSSPQTSRKVTKSPKVSRKLNPQNST, encoded by the exons GAGCACTCTCTGCAGTGTCATGGCTCAGTTAACTGAGGAGATACAGCCAACATTTGAGTCCACCTTAAAATCCAAAGCTGTGTCTGAAGACACTAACGTCAAGTTCAGCTGTGTGGTCTCAG GCTACCCAGTCCCTGAAGTGACATGGTACAAAGATGACATACAGCTTGACAGATACTGCGGCCTTCCCAAATATGAAATTTCACGAGATGAcaagacacacacactccaaatatACAA CTGTACTCTGGAGGATGCTGCAATTTACCAAGCATCAGCACAGAACAGTCGAGGCATTGTGTCATGTTCAGGTGTGTTGGAGGTCGGAACAATGAGCGAGTTTAAGATTCATCAAAATTACTTTGCGAAGCTTAAACTGCGAAACGAGAACCGTCGCCATGAGCAGGAGGAGCAGCGCAATATAGGCAAAGAGAATGTCCCAGCTGCCTTTGAGCATGACAGGATGAGCAGTCCTGAAAGAGCCCAGAGAAAACGCAGGTCCCCCATGGAGACCAGGGCAATAGAGACCATCCCTTCAGAGGAGAAAGTCATGGAGGTGGATGCTCTCAGTCAAACACCTCCAGCAGAGGACCGACTAGCTGCTCCTGATCAAGTGTCAGCAGCAGCACCTTTCCATGGCATCTCAAACTCTGAAATGATCGCAAACAGAGACAAAGACAGCGAGGGGCTTACATATATCAATGATACTGTGCATAATGCCTCCAGCAAACAGACTAACGAGCATTATGTCAAGAAGAAGCTCAAAATTTCAACAGCTGCAACAGAGATAAGCAAGGAAAACAGACCAACTGGAAGAAGGGAAGAGCTGATGAATGAGAAAGTGACTTCCAATGAGAAGATGGAGGTACAGAACACAGTCGCTCAGATCGCCACAGTGACTGAATCTAGAAAGAAAATGGACATAACAGacacaaaaatgaatgaaaagcagtcagtaaaagtaaataaaagtgTCTCAGAAGAATCAAAGAGAGCTAAAGGTGCTCAGATCACTACTGTGATtgaatctaaaaataaaatggacatagacacaaaaattaaagaaaagCAGTCAGTAAAAGTAAACAAAAGTGTCTCAGAAAAATCAAAGAGAGCTCAAGGTGCTCAGATCGCCTCAGTGACTGAATCTAGAACCAAAATGGTAATAACGGAtacaaaaatgaatgaaaaacagTCAGTAAAAGTAAACAAAAGTGCCGCAGAAGAATCAAAGACAGCTCAAGGTGCTCAGATCACCTCAGTGACTGAATCTAGAACCAAAATGGATATAACagatagaaaaataaatgaaaaacagtcagTGAAAGTGAACAAAAGTCCCTCAAACGAATCAAAGAGGGCTCAAGGTGCTCAGATCACCTCAGTGACTGAATCTAGAAATGAAATGGACATAAGAGacacaaaaatgaatgaaaagcaGTCAGTAAAAGTAAACAAAAGTGCCTCAGAAGAATCAAAGAGAGCTGAAGGTGCTCATATTTCCTCAGTGACTGAATCTAGAACCGAAATGGTCATAATGGACACAAAAACTactgaaaaacagtcagaagaAGTAAACAAAAGTGCCTCTGAAGGATCAAAGAGAGTTCAGGATGCTCAGATCACCACAGTGACTGAATCTAGAAAGAAAATGGACATAAcagacagaaaaatgaatgagaAGCAGTCAGTAAAAGTAAACAAAAGTGCCTCTGAAGATTCAAAGAGAGCTCAGGATGCTCAGATCACCACAGTGACTGAATCTAGAAAGAAAATGGACATAAcagacagaaaaatgaatgagaAGCAGTCAGTAAAAGTAAACAAAAGTGCCTCTGAAGAATCAAAGAGAGCTCAGGATGCTCAGATCCCCACAGTGACTGAATCTAGAAAGAAAATGGACATAACAGACACAAGAAAgagtgaaaaacagtcagagAATGCAAAGGAAAGTCCCTCAGAATCAAAGAGAGCTCAAAAGCCCATTGCAACCCAGAAACGACCAGAATTGAAGGTTTCCATGACAACCCAGACAAACAAGGTGGACGAAAACACGAAGCTAACGGAGTCACTTCAAGCTCTAGATACTATCCAGAACAGTAATCCCAGATTTATAGACAACAAGCTCATGGATTTTGATGACCACGGGAATAGAAATCCAGTAAGTATATGTGTGAGGATCTTGTCTCATTCTTGTGGTGGGAATGACGTCAGTGTGGACACAGGGAAGAGGAATGCATCTGCATGCTCTCTTAGGGGCTTG GCTGCAGGTGATACTCACACAAAGCCCACAGAGCCACCAATTCATGAAGATATTCCTCCTTTTCATAAAGAAGTGGCCAAGAAGTTAAAGGAGCAACCCCCATTGATGTGTGAGGTCACTGCGAGTGTTACGGACACACTCAGTTCCTGCCACCTTCCATCACAAGGAGAGAAGTTGAGAGCAGGTAACCAGACTGTGGCATCAACAAAGAGCAGTACACTTGTCACAGGCCCTCAAAACACTCAGCCGAGTGAGAAAATCTCCTCAGGTCATGTttcacacatgcttcatgaTGGCCAAGTTACAACAGCTATGAGTTCCTCATTAGGAGATGACACATTAACCAGTGTGTGTGGGAAggatggcaaagctgaaaacCAACTTGTCAAAGAGTCTGACAAACCTAAGGGGGAAACAAAACCTTCATCTATGTCTTTGAACAGTATGGAAGAAAATGAGATGACAAACatcaatacaaatacaaatgtgCCTGTACAGAACAGCATTTCAAAAGAAGAATCGACGGCAATCTCAAACCATTCCACAATTCAAGTCATTGTCACAGAGTTTGTACAAACTGGCATGTTAAGCTCCAATGTGGTGCAACCACAGAGCATGAATAGCTCCTCTATTTctaaagttgaaataaaagatACTACAGCCGGAGAGTGTGAGAGCTCTTCTCTAGTAGCTACAGACAGTGTTGCTAAAATGGACACACAGGAACAATCTAAAGTTACCACGTTTGAAGTACCTGTATCAGCCGATCACAAGATGCAGAGTTACTCTGCAAAAAAAGGCAATGATCATTCTGGCCCCTCTACATTCCTCTCCCAACATTCAAAAGCTTTACCAACAGAATTTACCATTCCTGCAATATATATTACAGATGTGGACAGCACATCTGGACATGTGGACAATACAGACAAAACTGTATGCAAGTGTGCTATTAATAAATCAGATATTGTTCAAATCAGAACTGAAGCAAATGCAGTAACCTCTAATGTGACAAATAGCAACACTGTcagtcaaacaaacaaaaccacaGCCATTTTGGAATCTGAAGGTCTGTGTGATGAGAAATTTGATCTTTCCCTACGTTCACAAACTTCTGAAGTCAGCAAGCCTGATCAACTGCCACTAAGTCAAGAAAACCTGATTCAAGGAGCTGAATCATCAAGTGACTGTTCCACTGAGAATGTTGCAACAGGTTTTATTAGGCTTTCAGAGGTTACTACGCAATGTCCTAATGACGACAAAAGCACAAATGAGTCCGACTTAACTGAAACCAGTCGTCTTCCAAAAACAGATCTAAATCTGAAAACTGATTCTGAATACTTCATAAAACAATTGAAATCAGCTGCATTGGACCTTGAGATGTCAAATCAAAGTTCCACCAGAGCCACGTTCAATGCTACAACACATATCAATTCTAAAGACAATGTtaaatatggggaggaagaaaatTCTGCAGTGAAGGTATCAATCCCACTGAAGAATACAGACCATCAGGACAACTCTACTGCTGCCAACAGTGAACCTGCCACCAGGACGAATCAAAAGACTACATTACCCAGCACTAAAACAGAGACAAGTGAAATAGGACTGGCCATTTGTCTTGATGAAGCAAATAGAGATGCATATCAGGGGGACAAATTATCTTTGAAAACACAACCTGAATCTTCATTACAATCAGTCAGTAACTCACCACTGAAGACACCATTAGAAACGTACTCCCCTCGTCTCACCCGGAAGAGTGTCCCGGCTGACCTCCCAAAACCTGCGGGAAATGAAGACATTAAGCCCAAATCAACagagaaagacaaagaaaacCAGTTCAAAG TTCCACAGGTTATCCGTAAAATCCGACCAGAGGTGTTTGACGCCTCTGGACATCTAAAACTCTGGTGTCAGTTTTTCAACATAGTAAGTGACTCAACAATAAGGTGGTACAAGGATGAGGTGGAGATCTCAGAGATAAAGAGAAG tgCAGGAGATGAGGCTCAGGTGTGCTTGGCTATTATACGGATGTCCAAAAGAGACTGTGGTGTTTACAGATGCACAATTACCAATGACTATGGCAAAGATTCCACAGAGTATCTTCTCAGTGCAGAGT TTCTTTCCAATATGTTTCTGCGTGAGGAGCTCCAGGAAG TTGGGGAGGAGATTGAGATGACTCCTCTGATCTTTAGTAAAGGTCTTGCTGATGCAGGCTGCTGGGGCTCAAAGTTCTATGGCCGTGTCACAACAGAAGAAGCTCAGGTAGGAATGGGATGTGAGCACAAAACCAGAAGGCTGAAGGTGATCTACGGGTTAGATCCTGTGTTTGAGTCAGGCAGCTCATGCTTTATGAAAGTGCGGAGCCCTATTGCATATGAGAGCAGAGAGGAGACTGTTTTGGCTGAAAGGAATCTCCAAATCACAAAACAG GAATGTAGAATTCAGAACATGGCCAGAGAGTACTTCAAGATCTTTGCTGCAGAGACGAGAACGATAGAGAGCTTTGGTGCAGCACTGGA GGTAATCCCTCTATACTTCCTGTACTGGCCAGGAAGCAGCGTTCCTTATGCAACAGTGGAGGCAGAGCTTAAGGGTGTCTATATGCGGTATTGTGGAATGGATCGTACCAGGTCACTGGTATTAAATGAGAAATTAGAGGTGGGACAAAAATGTTCTTCTCTCCAGCACTGGATCCACCAGTGGACCAATGGAAATGTGCTGTTCTCCAGACTTGAGG gagTTGATACAATACTAACAAATATCGGAATAGCAATCAGGTCAAAGGG GTATCAGGGGTTTCCTTGTGAGGCTAATCCGAAGGTTTTTGAGCAGTTTCACATTCAGCATCAGTGTAATTACTTCTGTGGTCTCTTAAACCTCAAACCTCTCAAAGCCCCAGAAACACTTCAGTCTCCAAACAGATCCAAAGGCACAAGCAG
- the alpk3b gene encoding alpha-protein kinase 3 isoform X4 → MSSRRLMNRSLSSDGRSYYSASDTPSQNRSAGCRSYLSSVRSESSYAGHRFSQFKPSRSTLCSVMAQLTEEIQPTFESTLKSKAVSEDTNVKFSCVVSGYPVPEVTWYKDDIQLDRYCGLPKYEISRDDKTHTLQIYNCTLEDAAIYQASAQNSRGIVSCSGVLEVGTMSEFKIHQNYFAKLKLRNENRRHEQEEQRNIGKENVPAAFEHDRMSSPERAQRKRRSPMETRAIETIPSEEKVMEVDALSQTPPAEDRLAAPDQVSAAAPFHGISNSEMIANRDKDSEGLTYINDTVHNASSKQTNEHYVKKKLKISTAATEISKENRPTGRREELMNEKVTSNEKMEVQNTVAQIATVTESRKKMDITDTKMNEKQSVKVNKSVSEESKRAKGAQITTVIESKNKMDIDTKIKEKQSVKVNKSVSEKSKRAQGAQIASVTESRTKMVITDTKMNEKQSVKVNKSAAEESKTAQGAQITSVTESRTKMDITDRKINEKQSVKVNKSPSNESKRAQGAQITSVTESRNEMDIRDTKMNEKQSVKVNKSASEESKRAEGAHISSVTESRTEMVIMDTKTTEKQSEEVNKSASEGSKRVQDAQITTVTESRKKMDITDRKMNEKQSVKVNKSASEDSKRAQDAQITTVTESRKKMDITDRKMNEKQSVKVNKSASEESKRAQDAQIPTVTESRKKMDITDTRKSEKQSENAKESPSESKRAQKPIATQKRPELKVSMTTQTNKVDENTKLTESLQALDTIQNSNPRFIDNKLMDFDDHGNRNPVSICVRILSHSCGGNDVSVDTGKRNASACSLRGLAAGDTHTKPTEPPIHEDIPPFHKEVAKKLKEQPPLMCEVTASVTDTLSSCHLPSQGEKLRAGNQTVASTKSSTLVTGPQNTQPSEKISSGHVSHMLHDGQVTTAMSSSLGDDTLTSVCGKDGKAENQLVKESDKPKGETKPSSMSLNSMEENEMTNINTNTNVPVQNSISKEESTAISNHSTIQVIVTEFVQTGMLSSNVVQPQSMNSSSISKVEIKDTTAGECESSSLVATDSVAKMDTQEQSKVTTFEVPVSADHKMQSYSAKKGNDHSGPSTFLSQHSKALPTEFTIPAIYITDVDSTSGHVDNTDKTVCKCAINKSDIVQIRTEANAVTSNVTNSNTVSQTNKTTAILESEGLCDEKFDLSLRSQTSEVSKPDQLPLSQENLIQGAESSSDCSTENVATGFIRLSEVTTQCPNDDKSTNESDLTETSRLPKTDLNLKTDSEYFIKQLKSAALDLEMSNQSSTRATFNATTHINSKDNVKYGEEENSAVKVSIPLKNTDHQDNSTAANSEPATRTNQKTTLPSTKTETSEIGLAICLDEANRDAYQGDKLSLKTQPESSLQSVSNSPLKTPLETYSPRLTRKSVPADLPKPAGNEDIKPKSTEKDKENQFKVPQVIRKIRPEVFDASGHLKLWCQFFNIVSDSTIRWYKDEVEISEIKRSAGDEAQVCLAIIRMSKRDCGVYRCTITNDYGKDSTEYLLSAEFLSNMFLREELQEVGEEIEMTPLIFSKGLADAGCWGSKFYGRVTTEEAQVGMGCEHKTRRLKVIYGLDPVFESGSSCFMKVRSPIAYESREETVLAERNLQITKQECRIQNMAREYFKIFAAETRTIESFGAALEVIPLYFLYWPGSSVPYATVEAELKGVYMRYCGMDRTRSLVLNEKLEVGQKCSSLQHWIHQWTNGNVLFSRLEGIRGFLVRLIRRFLSSFTFSISVITSVVS, encoded by the exons GAGCACTCTCTGCAGTGTCATGGCTCAGTTAACTGAGGAGATACAGCCAACATTTGAGTCCACCTTAAAATCCAAAGCTGTGTCTGAAGACACTAACGTCAAGTTCAGCTGTGTGGTCTCAG GCTACCCAGTCCCTGAAGTGACATGGTACAAAGATGACATACAGCTTGACAGATACTGCGGCCTTCCCAAATATGAAATTTCACGAGATGAcaagacacacacactccaaatatACAA CTGTACTCTGGAGGATGCTGCAATTTACCAAGCATCAGCACAGAACAGTCGAGGCATTGTGTCATGTTCAGGTGTGTTGGAGGTCGGAACAATGAGCGAGTTTAAGATTCATCAAAATTACTTTGCGAAGCTTAAACTGCGAAACGAGAACCGTCGCCATGAGCAGGAGGAGCAGCGCAATATAGGCAAAGAGAATGTCCCAGCTGCCTTTGAGCATGACAGGATGAGCAGTCCTGAAAGAGCCCAGAGAAAACGCAGGTCCCCCATGGAGACCAGGGCAATAGAGACCATCCCTTCAGAGGAGAAAGTCATGGAGGTGGATGCTCTCAGTCAAACACCTCCAGCAGAGGACCGACTAGCTGCTCCTGATCAAGTGTCAGCAGCAGCACCTTTCCATGGCATCTCAAACTCTGAAATGATCGCAAACAGAGACAAAGACAGCGAGGGGCTTACATATATCAATGATACTGTGCATAATGCCTCCAGCAAACAGACTAACGAGCATTATGTCAAGAAGAAGCTCAAAATTTCAACAGCTGCAACAGAGATAAGCAAGGAAAACAGACCAACTGGAAGAAGGGAAGAGCTGATGAATGAGAAAGTGACTTCCAATGAGAAGATGGAGGTACAGAACACAGTCGCTCAGATCGCCACAGTGACTGAATCTAGAAAGAAAATGGACATAACAGacacaaaaatgaatgaaaagcagtcagtaaaagtaaataaaagtgTCTCAGAAGAATCAAAGAGAGCTAAAGGTGCTCAGATCACTACTGTGATtgaatctaaaaataaaatggacatagacacaaaaattaaagaaaagCAGTCAGTAAAAGTAAACAAAAGTGTCTCAGAAAAATCAAAGAGAGCTCAAGGTGCTCAGATCGCCTCAGTGACTGAATCTAGAACCAAAATGGTAATAACGGAtacaaaaatgaatgaaaaacagTCAGTAAAAGTAAACAAAAGTGCCGCAGAAGAATCAAAGACAGCTCAAGGTGCTCAGATCACCTCAGTGACTGAATCTAGAACCAAAATGGATATAACagatagaaaaataaatgaaaaacagtcagTGAAAGTGAACAAAAGTCCCTCAAACGAATCAAAGAGGGCTCAAGGTGCTCAGATCACCTCAGTGACTGAATCTAGAAATGAAATGGACATAAGAGacacaaaaatgaatgaaaagcaGTCAGTAAAAGTAAACAAAAGTGCCTCAGAAGAATCAAAGAGAGCTGAAGGTGCTCATATTTCCTCAGTGACTGAATCTAGAACCGAAATGGTCATAATGGACACAAAAACTactgaaaaacagtcagaagaAGTAAACAAAAGTGCCTCTGAAGGATCAAAGAGAGTTCAGGATGCTCAGATCACCACAGTGACTGAATCTAGAAAGAAAATGGACATAAcagacagaaaaatgaatgagaAGCAGTCAGTAAAAGTAAACAAAAGTGCCTCTGAAGATTCAAAGAGAGCTCAGGATGCTCAGATCACCACAGTGACTGAATCTAGAAAGAAAATGGACATAAcagacagaaaaatgaatgagaAGCAGTCAGTAAAAGTAAACAAAAGTGCCTCTGAAGAATCAAAGAGAGCTCAGGATGCTCAGATCCCCACAGTGACTGAATCTAGAAAGAAAATGGACATAACAGACACAAGAAAgagtgaaaaacagtcagagAATGCAAAGGAAAGTCCCTCAGAATCAAAGAGAGCTCAAAAGCCCATTGCAACCCAGAAACGACCAGAATTGAAGGTTTCCATGACAACCCAGACAAACAAGGTGGACGAAAACACGAAGCTAACGGAGTCACTTCAAGCTCTAGATACTATCCAGAACAGTAATCCCAGATTTATAGACAACAAGCTCATGGATTTTGATGACCACGGGAATAGAAATCCAGTAAGTATATGTGTGAGGATCTTGTCTCATTCTTGTGGTGGGAATGACGTCAGTGTGGACACAGGGAAGAGGAATGCATCTGCATGCTCTCTTAGGGGCTTG GCTGCAGGTGATACTCACACAAAGCCCACAGAGCCACCAATTCATGAAGATATTCCTCCTTTTCATAAAGAAGTGGCCAAGAAGTTAAAGGAGCAACCCCCATTGATGTGTGAGGTCACTGCGAGTGTTACGGACACACTCAGTTCCTGCCACCTTCCATCACAAGGAGAGAAGTTGAGAGCAGGTAACCAGACTGTGGCATCAACAAAGAGCAGTACACTTGTCACAGGCCCTCAAAACACTCAGCCGAGTGAGAAAATCTCCTCAGGTCATGTttcacacatgcttcatgaTGGCCAAGTTACAACAGCTATGAGTTCCTCATTAGGAGATGACACATTAACCAGTGTGTGTGGGAAggatggcaaagctgaaaacCAACTTGTCAAAGAGTCTGACAAACCTAAGGGGGAAACAAAACCTTCATCTATGTCTTTGAACAGTATGGAAGAAAATGAGATGACAAACatcaatacaaatacaaatgtgCCTGTACAGAACAGCATTTCAAAAGAAGAATCGACGGCAATCTCAAACCATTCCACAATTCAAGTCATTGTCACAGAGTTTGTACAAACTGGCATGTTAAGCTCCAATGTGGTGCAACCACAGAGCATGAATAGCTCCTCTATTTctaaagttgaaataaaagatACTACAGCCGGAGAGTGTGAGAGCTCTTCTCTAGTAGCTACAGACAGTGTTGCTAAAATGGACACACAGGAACAATCTAAAGTTACCACGTTTGAAGTACCTGTATCAGCCGATCACAAGATGCAGAGTTACTCTGCAAAAAAAGGCAATGATCATTCTGGCCCCTCTACATTCCTCTCCCAACATTCAAAAGCTTTACCAACAGAATTTACCATTCCTGCAATATATATTACAGATGTGGACAGCACATCTGGACATGTGGACAATACAGACAAAACTGTATGCAAGTGTGCTATTAATAAATCAGATATTGTTCAAATCAGAACTGAAGCAAATGCAGTAACCTCTAATGTGACAAATAGCAACACTGTcagtcaaacaaacaaaaccacaGCCATTTTGGAATCTGAAGGTCTGTGTGATGAGAAATTTGATCTTTCCCTACGTTCACAAACTTCTGAAGTCAGCAAGCCTGATCAACTGCCACTAAGTCAAGAAAACCTGATTCAAGGAGCTGAATCATCAAGTGACTGTTCCACTGAGAATGTTGCAACAGGTTTTATTAGGCTTTCAGAGGTTACTACGCAATGTCCTAATGACGACAAAAGCACAAATGAGTCCGACTTAACTGAAACCAGTCGTCTTCCAAAAACAGATCTAAATCTGAAAACTGATTCTGAATACTTCATAAAACAATTGAAATCAGCTGCATTGGACCTTGAGATGTCAAATCAAAGTTCCACCAGAGCCACGTTCAATGCTACAACACATATCAATTCTAAAGACAATGTtaaatatggggaggaagaaaatTCTGCAGTGAAGGTATCAATCCCACTGAAGAATACAGACCATCAGGACAACTCTACTGCTGCCAACAGTGAACCTGCCACCAGGACGAATCAAAAGACTACATTACCCAGCACTAAAACAGAGACAAGTGAAATAGGACTGGCCATTTGTCTTGATGAAGCAAATAGAGATGCATATCAGGGGGACAAATTATCTTTGAAAACACAACCTGAATCTTCATTACAATCAGTCAGTAACTCACCACTGAAGACACCATTAGAAACGTACTCCCCTCGTCTCACCCGGAAGAGTGTCCCGGCTGACCTCCCAAAACCTGCGGGAAATGAAGACATTAAGCCCAAATCAACagagaaagacaaagaaaacCAGTTCAAAG TTCCACAGGTTATCCGTAAAATCCGACCAGAGGTGTTTGACGCCTCTGGACATCTAAAACTCTGGTGTCAGTTTTTCAACATAGTAAGTGACTCAACAATAAGGTGGTACAAGGATGAGGTGGAGATCTCAGAGATAAAGAGAAG tgCAGGAGATGAGGCTCAGGTGTGCTTGGCTATTATACGGATGTCCAAAAGAGACTGTGGTGTTTACAGATGCACAATTACCAATGACTATGGCAAAGATTCCACAGAGTATCTTCTCAGTGCAGAGT TTCTTTCCAATATGTTTCTGCGTGAGGAGCTCCAGGAAG TTGGGGAGGAGATTGAGATGACTCCTCTGATCTTTAGTAAAGGTCTTGCTGATGCAGGCTGCTGGGGCTCAAAGTTCTATGGCCGTGTCACAACAGAAGAAGCTCAGGTAGGAATGGGATGTGAGCACAAAACCAGAAGGCTGAAGGTGATCTACGGGTTAGATCCTGTGTTTGAGTCAGGCAGCTCATGCTTTATGAAAGTGCGGAGCCCTATTGCATATGAGAGCAGAGAGGAGACTGTTTTGGCTGAAAGGAATCTCCAAATCACAAAACAG GAATGTAGAATTCAGAACATGGCCAGAGAGTACTTCAAGATCTTTGCTGCAGAGACGAGAACGATAGAGAGCTTTGGTGCAGCACTGGA GGTAATCCCTCTATACTTCCTGTACTGGCCAGGAAGCAGCGTTCCTTATGCAACAGTGGAGGCAGAGCTTAAGGGTGTCTATATGCGGTATTGTGGAATGGATCGTACCAGGTCACTGGTATTAAATGAGAAATTAGAGGTGGGACAAAAATGTTCTTCTCTCCAGCACTGGATCCACCAGTGGACCAATGGAAATGTGCTGTTCTCCAGACTTGAGG GTATCAGGGGTTTCCTTGTGAGGCTAATCCGAAGGTTTTTGAGCAGTTTCACATTCAGCATCAGTGTAATTACTTCTGTGGTCTCTTAA